In the Candidatus Bathyarchaeia archaeon genome, AAACGGCGTTCCATACTACCAAGCGTACAGAAACGGGGAGATTCTGGTTGTTCCAGCATTGGGGCACTTGTACACGGTTGCGGCCGCCAAAAAAAAGGGAAAAAGGGGCTACCCAATTTTTGATTATGAATGGGTTCCGCGATATGAAGCGGAGAAAGGCGCAAATCGGATTCGGGTTTGGCTGAAAACCATTACGCAGTTGGCGGAGGGCGCTGAGGTTTTGGTTGACGGTTGTGACTACGACTTGGAAGGCAGCTTGATCGGCTACTGCATCATCAAATACGCTTGCGGGGGCAGGGAACGGGAGGCTAAACGCATGAAGTACTCCACGTTAACCAAAGAGGAACTGGAAGAAGCTTACAGGTCGCTTATGCCACAGTTGGATTTTACTTTAATAGATGCAGGGTTAGCGCGGCACGAAGTGGATTGGTTGTATGGCATAAACCTTTCTCGCGCATTAACCCAAGCCGCAAAAAAAAGCAGCAACCAATACACCATCTTAAGCACGGGACGTGTTCAAGGACCCACATTAAAGTTTCTTGCAGCACGAGAAAAAAGCATAGCAAAGTTTGTTTCCACACCCTACTGGATGGTTAGAGCAAAAATCAGAATCGACGAGGCAGTTTTTGAGGCGGAACATGAAACAAAAACAATTGAACAAAAAGACGCTGCCAAAACAATAATGCAAAACTGCAAAGACGCAAAAAAAGGCTCAATAGAAAATGCCCAAACTGAAACGTTTACACAATTGCCGCCGCCACCCTTTGACTTAGGAGCGCTTCAATGGGGAGCTTACCGATTGTTTGGCTACACACCCATGTGCACATTAAAAGCGGCACAACGGCTGTATTTGGATGCGTTGATTTCGTATCCGCGAACCAGCAGCCAGAAACTTCCCCGCAGCATAGGCTACCAAAAAATCTTGGGAAATCTTGCTCGAAACCCCGAATTCACCAAACTGGCGGGCGAACTGCTTGCCAAAAGCCAACTGGTGCCGTTTGAGGGAAAAAAGGTTGACCCTGCACACCCCGCCATTTACCCAACAGGAAAACAACCAAAAAAGATGCCTGCCGCGGAAAAAAACATCTATGGCTTGGTTGTGCGAAGGTTTCTGGCGGTTTTTGGGGAGCCTGCTTTGCGGCAAACGGTTACCGCAACGGTCAATATAAATGGGGAAAAGTTCCTTGTTGAGGGTAAGCAGACGCTAAAAGAGGGATGGCTGCACTTTTTTGAAGGCTACAGGCGAATGCGGGACGCTCCTTTGCCAACTTTAACCAAGGGGCAAGAAGTGTTGGTGAAGAAAGTTGTCTTAGAGGAGAAGGCGACGCTGCCGCCTTCAAGATACAATCCAGGCAGCCTTTTGAGAAAGATGGAGCAGTGCAACATTGGAACCAAAGCGACCCGCGCAGGCATCACCCAAACGTTGTATGACCGCAAGTATGTTCAGGAGGAGAAAATGGTGGTTACGGATTTGGGGCTGCAGGTTACAGAGGTTTTGAGCAAATATTGCCCTAGTGTAGTGTCAGTGGATTTTACGCGTAAGCTGGAAGAAGAAATGGAGCTTGTTCGAAGCGGAGCAGAAAGCAAGCAGAAGGTAGTTTCGGAGGCTGTTGAAGTTCTCAAACAGGTGATGGCAAATTTGTGGGAGAATGAACAGGCCGTGGGAGAACAGTTAAGCAAGGCGGTTTTTCAGGCGAAACAGGAGGAGAGAATCATAGGTACCTGCCCTACGTGTAAGGTGGGGAAGCTGATTGTTCAGTATTCGAAGAAGTCGGGTAAACGGTTTGTAGGCTGCACCAACTTTTTTGAGGGGGCGTGTAAAACTACGTTTCCGCTGCCTCAGAGTGGAACAGTGAAGCCTTCGGGCAAAACCTGCAGAAAGTGCGGTTGGCCTACGGTGTATGTTTGGCTGAAGAGGAAGCAGCCGTGGAATTTATGCCTTAATCCGCAATGTCCGACCAAGAGCAAGCAGAAAAAGGCTACAAAGTGAATGAGGGCTCCTCGTAGGGACTGTTTACTCTTTGTTAACAATAACGCATATTTCTGTTTAACATACTGTTAACATATGAGTGAAGTCATTGGGGTAAGGGTCCCAAAAAAACTCAAAGAAGAACTTCAAGAACTAAACCGTGATTACGCGGACGAGGTCAAAGCCTGCCTTGAGAAAATGGTGAAGAAAAAGAAATTAAACAAGCTTTGGAAGAGGCAGACAGGTTTAGAGAAAAACTACAAAAGAAGACAGGACTGACGCCATACTCAGCAGAATTCATAAAAGAGGACCGCACCCATGGTCACACGTAACGAAACAGTTGTCGACCCGTCGGTAATAGTTGCTCTTTATGCTCCTGAAAGACAATCGGGGTGGGCAAAGCAGAAAATGGCTGAACTAAACTATTTTCATGCCCTATACTTGAACCACTCGAGGCTGCAAATGTACTAAAGCACAAGTCGACGGAGATTTTGTCATCAAAAAATGCGGGGTACGCTTTCTCAGAGGCGGCGAAGTTGATGAAATTGTTTGCGCTTCACAACTTCTCGGAGGTAATTGATGACGCATTTAAATAGGCACAGATTTTGACATAACCGTTTATGATGCTGCTTTTATTGCCCTTGCCTATAGATTGAACATTTGGTTTTTGACCGTGGATCAAAGGCTCACTAAAAAATCAAAGATACAAAATATTTCAAGCTCGTAGAGTGCCCCGAAGAAGAGGCACTATAACGCAGACAAGCAAGCTTGTGGGCAGGTGTAAGCCTGTTGGGTGGATGTTTTTGGAGTTCTTGGAAAGACTATTTAAGTCAGGTTGTAGAGAATTCATCAGCAGAAAACTGGATTAAAGAGGCAATCAGCATCTGTTTAAACGGTGAAAAATGA is a window encoding:
- the topA gene encoding DNA topoisomerase I, whose translation is MPYLDKYTLIVTEKPDAAFRIATALDANGNAKRALKNGVPYYQAYRNGEILVVPALGHLYTVAAAKKKGKRGYPIFDYEWVPRYEAEKGANRIRVWLKTITQLAEGAEVLVDGCDYDLEGSLIGYCIIKYACGGREREAKRMKYSTLTKEELEEAYRSLMPQLDFTLIDAGLARHEVDWLYGINLSRALTQAAKKSSNQYTILSTGRVQGPTLKFLAAREKSIAKFVSTPYWMVRAKIRIDEAVFEAEHETKTIEQKDAAKTIMQNCKDAKKGSIENAQTETFTQLPPPPFDLGALQWGAYRLFGYTPMCTLKAAQRLYLDALISYPRTSSQKLPRSIGYQKILGNLARNPEFTKLAGELLAKSQLVPFEGKKVDPAHPAIYPTGKQPKKMPAAEKNIYGLVVRRFLAVFGEPALRQTVTATVNINGEKFLVEGKQTLKEGWLHFFEGYRRMRDAPLPTLTKGQEVLVKKVVLEEKATLPPSRYNPGSLLRKMEQCNIGTKATRAGITQTLYDRKYVQEEKMVVTDLGLQVTEVLSKYCPSVVSVDFTRKLEEEMELVRSGAESKQKVVSEAVEVLKQVMANLWENEQAVGEQLSKAVFQAKQEERIIGTCPTCKVGKLIVQYSKKSGKRFVGCTNFFEGACKTTFPLPQSGTVKPSGKTCRKCGWPTVYVWLKRKQPWNLCLNPQCPTKSKQKKATK
- a CDS encoding antitoxin — translated: MSEVIGVRVPKKLKEELQELNRDYADEVKACLEKMVKKKKLNKLWKRQTGLEKNYKRRQD